A portion of the Drosophila innubila isolate TH190305 chromosome 3L unlocalized genomic scaffold, UK_Dinn_1.0 0_D_3L, whole genome shotgun sequence genome contains these proteins:
- the LOC117787437 gene encoding pupal cuticle protein Edg-78E — translation MFKYVLCLALIGCACADNINKDAQIRSFQNDASDAEGNYQYAYETSNGIQIQEAGNPSGVRGAVAYVSPEGEQISLTYTADEEGYHPVGDHLPTPPPVPAYVLRALEYIRTHPPAQKDEQ, via the exons ATGTTCAAATAC GttctctgtctcgctctcaTTGGCTGCGCCTGTGCCGACAACATCAACAAGGACGCACAGATTCGTAGCTTCCAGAACGATGCATCCGATGCCGAGGGCAATTATCAGTATGCGTATGAGACCAGCAATGGCATTCAAATCCAGGAAGCCGGCAATCCGTCGGGTGTTCGCGGTGCCGTCGCCTACGTTTCCCCCGAGGGCGAACAAATCTCGCTGACCTATACCGCCGATGAGGAGGGATACCATCCAGTTGGCGATCATCTGCCCACACCTCCGCCAGTTCCAGCCTATGTGCTGCGCGCTCTCGAATACATTCGCACTCATCCTCCAGCGCAGAAGGACGAACAATAA